AGCGATGCAAAATCCGTCGCCCTGAAGTATTGCCCTCCGGTTAGTTTTGCAATTGCAGTCAGAGTTTCGTCATCAACATCACTTCGAATCTGTTGATAGACGGTGTTACCAAAGGGGTCTTTCATTGGATACGGAACTGGGCCTTTTGAGCCAGCGCCAACCGTATAAACTTTGATATTAAGAGCTCGCGCCGCCTCGGCTGCCATCATAGGAGAGATAGTGCCGGTGTTGTTAATGCCATCGGTAAGAAGGATAACGACCTTTGATAAGGATTTTGTGTCTTTAACTCTGTTTACTGCGGCTGCCAGTGCATTTCCAATAGCAGTGCCGTCTTCAATCATTCCAATTTTCAGCCTGTCCATATTTTCAAGCAAATAGGTATAGTCTGTCGTAAGCGGACTTGCCGTGTATGGACGGGAGGCGAAGGCTACCATCGCTATGCGGTCGCCATTACGGTTTTTTATAAAATCCCGCACTACCTCCTTCACAGCATCCAGACGGTTCTGGCGTTTACCTTTAATGGAGAAATCCTCGGCAAACATACTCGTGGATAAATCCACGGCAAGCGCTATGTCTATCCCTTTAGTCTCAACCGTGGTCATATCAAGCCGCTGTTGTGGCCTTGCCAGTGCCAAACACAACAAAATCACAGCGATTATTCTTAAAATCACGATGTACTTGACCGCTATTGTCCTAAATGCCGGTGTAATACCGGCAAAAAGAGTGAGTGTGGAAAACCTGACACTGGGAACAGATGTTTTTCGCTCCTTTATGATGAGTAATGCTACAAGAAGCGGTATTAAAATGAGCACAATCGGATCTTTAAACATGAAATCAGAAATCGGATGCGTTTTAAAAATCAAAAAATGCTTAATAAAATCCATCATAACACTTGCGTCTCCCGCGTTTGATCTACAAACTGTTTAGCTGCGGCAAAGCTCATCTCTATCTCGTCTGTTGTCGGCCCGTACTTAGCGAATTTAACCATATCGGAGCGGTTTAGAAAATCCCTCAGTAATGCCTTGTGAGCATCTGTAAGCTCTGTTGAGTCCTTTACCATGGCAAGAAACTCAATGGTAGTCATTTCCGGGGCTTTAAGGAAAAATCTGTTTTCTATATACGTTCTTACAATTAAGGATAGCTCTGTGAAGTAGTCCTTTATTAACCCCTCCTTAATGAGGTTTTTCTCATGAAGTTTTTGTAAAGCCTGATATGCTATTTCATGAGGGCGCAAAGGCGGCGGAAGTTTTTTTCTCAAGAGTCCCCGCCGTTTTATCAAATAATAAATCAACGCCGCAAGTGCTAACGCAATCAGCACTCCGGCAGCAATCCATGTGTAAACAGGTTTCCATTCGAAATCCTCAGGGCCCTTAATGTCGGCAATTTCTGTTGCATTATCGGGCAACTGCGTTATTATCTTGATGTGTACCGGAGGAGTCTTGACCTCTTTCTGAACCCCACCATCTTTATATTTTAGCGTATAGGCCGGAATCGTATATTGTCCAACGGTAAACCCTCTCATCACGTACCATTTGGAATATTTTTTAGTAAATATACCGCTTGTATTAGTGCCACTGTTTACAACCGTCAGGTTATCAACACTTTCTCCAACATCTGGAAACACAACATCCACAGCGTTTTTTATAGAAATTGTGTAAGTAAATTTCTCGCCAATTGCTACCGACTCTTTGCTTACCGAGGCAGCAGGCTCAGTCACCGTGGCAGCAAAACCGTTTGCCGTAATGAGAACGAAAAATATGGATAAAATTAATCTTATCACATTAATAATGGCTTAATTTCCACTCTCTCATTTTGAAAAATCTAATCAATGTTTTTAAATAATGCACATCCGTGGTTATATCAACGTGGTCAATATTACACGAGCGAAACATTTTTTTGCGTTGGTTAAATATTTTTGAGGCGTTTTCTTTGTATTCGCTTCTTACTCTTTTGTTTGATGTATCAACAAGAAAAATCTCTCCGGATTCTGCATCCTCAAGCGTAATCATTCCGGAATTGGGCAGTTCCAGTTCAATCGGATCGGTAAGTGTTACGGCTATAACGTCGTGTCTTTTATTGGCAACGGCGAGGGCTTTTTCGTATTTTTGGGCGTGAAAATCAGAGACTATAAACACAACTGCCTTTCTGTGAATAATCTTATTGAGATATTCTAAAGCCGAGGCGATGTCAGTGCCTTTACCAGTCGGCTCAAGGTAGAGGGATTCACGTACTACTCTGAGGATATGCTTAATTCCTTTAGCTGGCGGAAGGAACTTTTCCACTTTATCGGTAAAGGCGATAAGTCCCACCTTGTCGTTATTTTTATTGGCAGAAAGTGCCAGCACAGCACAAAGTTCGGCGGCAAGGCTGCGCTTAAGTCTGTTAACTGTGGCAAAGGAGCACGAGCGAGAAAGATCAAGGAGAAACATAATTGTAAGCTGCCGCTCCTCAACAAACTTTTTAATAAATGGCTCTCCCATTCTTGCCGTCACATTCCAGTCAATGGAGCGGATGTCATCCCCGGCAACATACTGTCGCACCTCGTCAAACTCCATCCCCATGCCTTTAAACACACTCCGGTAGTGGCCGGTAAAGAAGTCGGCAGCCATTTTGCGGGTCTTTAACTCCACCCTGCGGATGTTTTTAATTACCTCTGCTGTCAGCATATCGGCTCTAAGGGACAGCCACCTCTTCGAAAATACGGCGTACTATATCGTCAGAGGTTACATTTTCTGCCTCTGCCTCGTAGCTAACAATGACACGGTGGCGTAAGACATCGTGCCCAATGGACTTAACATCCTGCGGAGTTACGAACCCTCTGCCCTGCATAAATGCAGCGGCTTTTGAAGCAAGTGCCAGATAAATTGTAGCTCGCGGAGATGCCCCATATTGGATTAAGCCAGAAAGATCGGAAAGTTTATAGTCTTGCGGTTTGCGTGTTGCAAAAACTATATCAACGATGTATTTTTCTATTTTTTCATCCATATAAATTTCATCTATAACCTTCTGGGCATCTGTGATTTCCTTAGGGGTAACAACGGTTGAAGCGGTGACATCAGGAGAGGTAAAAGCCATGAGTTTGAGGATTTTATGTTCCTCAGCGTGGCTTGGATAAGTGATTTTAACTTTCAGCATAAAGCGGTCAGTTTGAGCCTCAGGCAGAGGATATGTGCCCTCCTGTTCAATGGGATTTTGTGTGGCAAGCACCAGAAACGGCTCGTTGAGCTTATAGGTGTTATCACCGATAGTGACCTGCCGCTCCTGCATAGCCTCAAGGAGCGCGCTTTGCACTTTAGCCGGAGCGCGGTTTATCTCGTCAGCAAGTATGATGTTAGAAAAAACCGGCCCCTGTTTAGTTGTAAATGTCCCCTCTTTAGGGTTATACACCTGAGTGCCGATGATATCGGCAGGGAGCAAATCCGGCGTAAACTGGATACGTTTGAATCCGGTATTTATGGCCTTTGCAAGGGCTTTAACGGCAGTGGTCTTAGCAAGCCCCGGCACTCCTTCTAAAAGCACATGGCCATTAGCCAGAATTCCAATTAGTAACCGCTCAAGGAGCTCCCTCTGCCCTACGATTACTTTTTCCAGTTCCGACAAAAGCAGGGTTACAAAGGCACTTTCCTTTTTGACTTTCTCATTAATTGCCATGATGTCCTTATCGGCCATCTTTTTGACCTCCCGTATATTAAAAGTGTTGTCTTGAAACCTATCGTTTTTTTATTTTACAGCTTTGTAAAATTTTTTTCAAAGCAAAAAATTATAATAATTACTGTGGGAGTAATTGTTAAGCCAACTGAGTCTATTTAGATCCTATGTAGTTTACTCTGAATCAGCAGTGAAAGGGAGGGCAAAATGGCTTTAAGGCGTTGAATTCCACCTCTGCCAAAAAGGCTTTTAAAGTACTCAAACAGTATGTGTGGTCTCATATAAAATCTGGTGTACATCTCCTTTTGTTTTTCAAGGAGAATCTCCTTTGTTAATCCTGCTGGAACAAACACAGGGCGCCAGTAGTTAAACTGCGACCAGTCTGTTGTATCCAAAGAGCCGTACTTGTGTGCCTCTGCGTACTGTGGTGAGCCGGGAATAGGTGTGTTTATTGTTACCACTACCGCATCAAGCGGAATGCTCAGGGAAAACTCTATGGTCTTATTCATCGTCTCAAGTGTCTCAAGAGGATGCCCTATTATAAAAAATCCTTTGGTTTTAATCTTGAGCGTACGGCACCATCCGATTACCTGCCGGGTTTTTTCAAGCGATATATCTTTTTTTATCACCTTCAGTATTTCCTCATCACCGGACTCTATCCCAAATGCTATGTTCCAGCAACCATTGTCTCTCAAAAACTTTAGGAATTCAAAATCAACATTATTTATTCTTGCCATACACGTCCAATGGAAAAATAATCCCGACTTCTGTATCAAAGCAAACAAGTCGTATATGCGCTGCTTATTGACTAAAAACGTGTCGTCAACAAAGGCTATTTCCCGAATCCGGTATTTTTCCCATAAGTACATAATTTCGTCAAAGACGTTTTGTGCAGAACGCTTCCTGTACATTCTGCCAAATATGTTTTTATCACAAAATGTGCACCCGCTTGGACAACCGCGGGAGGTTATCATGTTCACCACCGGAAGGGTTTTATAGTTAGAAGGCGGAGGTTTATAGAGATTGATATCGGAAATCAGGTCAAAGGCAGGATATGGCAGGGTATCGAGGTCTTGTATGTATTCCCTTCGGCCAGTGTTTAAGAGTTTTCCGTTTGTGTCACGATACACTATGCCTTTTATATCAGCCACAGGTCTGCCCTCATACAGTGCGTTTAAAAGCTCAAGAACCGTTGCCTCGCCCTCACCCACCACCCCGTAGTCAAACGCTTCAAAGGACATTGCATGTTCATAATTTGAGGTGACATGAGGACCGCCTAAGATAATCAAAACATCGGGAAATTTCTCCTTTATCAGTCTGGCTGTAGTTAGTGCCCTGTGAAAGGCAACCGTTGTTGAGCTTATTCCAACAAAGCCGGGAGCAAAGTCTCTGATTTCTTTGATTATATCATCCTCGGTAAGTTTGAGCGCCTCGGCATCCGTTACGGCTGCCACAAACCCTTGTGTGCGAAGGTACGCCGCTATGTAGTATATCCCCAGAGGGATTTGCTCTCCCCCTACACTTCCCACCTTTGAGGAGTACCTCTCCATTTTTGTTATGGGAGGGTACAGTAAATAGAATTTCTTTTCTTTTGACATCGCTTAATTATAAACGAAAAGGCAGAAAAAAAAGAAAGATTATATTGTATTTATAAAATGTTATTGTTTTGGAACGCAACTTTGGTGCTAAATTGACTTAATAGCTTGACTTATTGATGTAGTAAAATAATAAACTATTAGTTATAATACCAAATTGTAGTCAGAAGCATAACGAGGCGGCAAGGAAAAAGTGACGCAGGCGTACTTTTAGTACGTTGAGGAGCTTTTGACGTATGCCAACGAAGTTAGGCGATTGAATGCGGCTTGGTATAAGTGCAAGAGTAAACCGATATGTATTATGAGAACAAAATGGAGGGAAATGAATGGAACTTGATGTAACTATTGGCAGTAACTCACTTGGAATTGACATAGAAAATCCGTATAAATTCGATACTCGGGCAGCTACGGATAAGATAGTGCGTTTTGGGCAGGACAACGGAGAGGACATTTCAGCGCTCAGGATAGATACCTTGATAACCAAAATGATAAAAGGTGTAGCCGGGTGTGAGCATGGCTGCCCATCGGATGCTAAAGGATTTGTAAGCCGTGGGTATGGCCATTTTAAACTTGAGTACATAGACGGAGGAATCATATCTGCTGTGCATGAGCTAAATAATGGTAAATCCATAACATTAAAACTTTTCCCGGGATTTTAACTCTAAAATTATGGCCAAACGGTGGATTTATGGAATTAATCCGGTTTTTGAGGCATTAACTACTAAGCAGCACATACAGGCTGTGTATATAACAAAGGGGTGGAAACGTGACAGGGCAGAGTTGTTGTCGCTTGCAGGCCGGGCTAAGGTTAATGTGGAGGAGGCAGGGAAGGAGTTTTTCGATAAATTTCACGGGCAGACGCATCAGGGAATATGCGCACTATTAAGCGAAAAACAGAGGTTATTCTCAGTTGAGGAGCTCTTTCAATCCGCTGTTAATCCGCTGTTTGTGATTCTTGACGGAATAGAGGACCCAAGAAATTTCGGTGCAATTCTAAGAACATCCGAGATAGCAGGTGCTAGTGGCGTTATTTTTCAAACTCACAGAAGTGCCGGACTCTCTCCCTTAGTGGATAAGACGTCAAGTGGGGCGTCTTTTTACATCCCTATGGCTACAGTTCCAAATATTAAAAACTCTATGCGATACCTTAAAGACAATGGCGTTACCGTATATGGCGCCGACGCTGCCTCGGAACATTCACTATGGAGCGTTGATTTAACCGGACCGGCAGCATTTGTGTTTGGCTCTGAGGGCACAGGACTTAGAAAGACGGTCTCTGAGCAATGTGACATACTTGTTAAAATTCCTGTCTATGGCTCAGTTAACTCCCTTAATGTATCCGTCTCTGCCGGCATTTTTCTGTTTGAATGTAAAAGACAGAGAGAGTACATGAAGTCTGAGCATAAAAGTTAACAGCCTCATCTTACGATGCTATGCATCGTAAGATGAGGAGTGTGCATTCGGCATAATGGTTAAGCACAAAGCGCAAGCCCAGTCCCATGGCACGATGGACATTCCTTCTCTGGTTCGGTCATGCAATCCTCGAGTTCGTCATCAGGTTTATTCGCTCTCCATTCCATGTTGCATACGGTTTCACCAGGAATTGTCTTTTTCCCCTTACATTCAGGGCAAATAGTTTTAGCGTCCATAATGTTTCCCTCCTTACCTTTATAAGCGGGTTAACAATAATAACAAACGCATCCTATACTCTAATTATATAAGAAAACACATTCAACTGTAAACACTTGACATTACCAGTCGGATAAGGCTACAGCACCAGAAATTTATTAGTTACCACTCGATTTGACAAAGGGCATTAATTATAACCGGTTGGTTACTCAGGATTTCTCTCTCTGCGGCTTAGCTCGCAATAAACGTCCTCAGGTGTTATATCCTCATTGGCCATAAAGACCAGGATATGATAAAAGAGATCGGCTAATTCATAGATAACCCGGTTTTTATCGTTTTCATAAGCTGCTAAAATAGTCTCAACCGCCTCCTCGCCAAGTTTTTTCAAAATCCCAACTCGCCCTGCCTCTAATAGTTTACAGGTGTATGAGCCGGACACAGGAACGGCTTTTCTGCTTAAAATCACTTCATACAGCGCATCAAGTACTCTTTTTTCCATAGACATCCTCCTCAGAAAAGGTTTTTCCTGAGACCTCTATGCCGTCAATGTTTCTGTAAAAGCAGGTTCTGTGTCCGGTGTGGCAGGCCCCTGGGCCATGCTGCTTAGCCTTTATTACAAGCGTATCACCATCACAGTCTATCAAAATCTCCTTAACCTCCTGCACATGTCCGGAGCTTTCCCCTTTTTTCCAAAATTTTTGTCGCGAGCGAGACCAAAAATGTGTGTATCCGCTTCGGATTGTCTCCTTAAGCGATTGCTCGTTCATGTACGCCATCATTAAAACCTCGCCATTGTCTGCATCCTGAACTATCGCCGGAATCAGCCCGTTGCTGTCATATTTAATACTAATGTCCATTTAATACCCCCTTTGAGTTTTTATTATCCTTTAAGTAATACAAAACTATATTTGCCACAACCACACCAACAAAAGCCCCCGCCACTACATCCGAGGGAAAGTGTGACCCTGTCTTTACCCTGTGAAACGCGCTAAAGACGGCATACATATATGCAGGGATTCGAAACTTTGGGAAATAGTGTGTCATTAGCACGGCTATCGTAAAAGCCAGCACGGTGTGGCCGGACGGAAAAGAGTCGTAATCGCCGTTAAGTGTGGGACCTAATGCTGTGAAAGTCTCTGCCACCCGTGGACGACCCCGTCCCACCAGGTGTTTGATTGCCTGCACTGCTAAACCGCTTGCAGTCAAAGCAATCAGGGAGATTTTCCCGGGTACATAAAGCTCCTTGAACCGGTACCTGCCAAGTATTAAAATTAAAACCGCTGCCGTAAATTGCGGCACTCCATGAAATATGAAGTTAAGGAAAGGAGTGATTTTGTTATATAAAGAACACAAAGGCATATGGTTTTGAAAAAAACCAGCAATAACGCTTCTTATCAGGACATCGTTATTAGCCATAATATAAACCGCAGGGATAGCTAAAATGACACATATGCAGGCTGTCCGCATTTCAGGCTGCTTAAAAAAACCATATTCTGCTTTAGAACTTTTCAACTTTCCTATGCCGTTTATGTTAAAATACCCTCTCTACAGAATTAAGAGGAAAACTCCTATGAACAGACTGCTTTTAAGTATAACAGTTGCCGCTCTCTGTGTAACACTCGCTCCCTGCCGGGTGGCGGCACAGGAGATAACCAGGCTGGAGGTAAATGTCTCCGGCGGTACGGTAAAGACAAGTTTAACACTTTCTCTGGATGAAAGCCAAATAAAACTTATCGGCGAGGGTCTTCAAAAAGAAATCGTCTTCTATATAGATATATTCAGAAAGTGGAATCTCTGGCCGGATGAGTTTATAAAGGGTAAGAAAATCTACAGGACGCTAATGGCTAATCCGGTAAAGGGTGAGTATAAGGTCATTTCCATTGAGGGCAACACTATTTTAGAGAAACGGTTTAATTCTTTTGATTCGATGATTAAGTGGGCTTTAAGTATTAAAGAGACAACACTTGTCACAGAAACTCTGTCAGCGGATAGCTCATATTTTGTGAGGGTTATGGTTGAGTCTGTTAAACAAAAACCTCAACAAATGCTTGGTTACGTTTTCTTTTTTGTTGATGACAGGGATTTTAAGATAAAAAAAGACTCTGAAATGTTCACACCAGTGGTTAAATGAAATACCTAAAGCTGATTTTACTTATATTAGCTATTATATTAGTTATAGCTGTATGGGTTTACTTTGATTTGACTTTTGTAAAAACTGATTTCAAAACAGCCTCAAAGTTCATTGCTGCTTTTAATATTGCCATAATAGCCATCCTGACACTTGTCTTTTTTGCTACTAAAAATCTAATTAAGCTCTTAATGGAAAAGAGAAATAAAATTGTCGGCTACAAGTTTAAGACTAAGCTTGTCATAATCCTTGTAGGAATAACTCTTTTACCGTCAATTATGTTATTTATAATTTCAAGTGGTCTTGTTACAAGCTACGTTGACAAGTGGTTTGTTCCTCTTGTCAGTAAGCCGATAGAGGATTCCCTTGCGCTTTCTGCAAAAATTTACGTTCTTTTAAGGAAAGAAACTCTGGAAAGCGCCTTTAAGCTCAAAAATTCAATGCCGATAGACAATAAGTACACATATGTTGTGTTAACAAAAAATGAATCTCATGAGCTCTCCGAGGCACAAAAGGATGCCCTTAACGGCAATAGTGCCGTAGAGGTTATAACTCAGGGAGATACTGACATTATACGAGCCTCCGTTCCAATTTATAGATACGGGCAGGTGGTAAAAGTGTTAAGCGTCTCTCAGGTGGTTCCCCAGGAGATAAGTATGCGTGTTGGAGAGATTCAAAAAGCTAACGAAAACTACATGGCCCTAAGAGAGTTCAGGGTGCCGCTTAAAGCAAACTATCTTATAATTTTAGGTTTTTTTACCCTTCTTATCATGTTTCTTGCCCTGTGGATAGCACTGCGTATATCTCGCAGCATTACCACACCAATTCAGAACCTGCTTAAGGCCACTGCTAATGTCTCGCTTGGAGATTTTAACACAGTGGTTGAAACACAACAACCTGATGACGAAATTGGAATGCTCATAAGCTCCTTTAATACCATGATTGAAAAAATCAAAAATACCGAACTTTCCCTTCACAACGCCTATCTTGAATCGGAAAGAAGACGTTTGAGTTTTGAAAATATCGTAAATAATATAAACTCAGGGGTTATCTCTCTTGATGTGGACAGCTCTGTGATAACCATTAACGACGTTGCCTGCAACATTCTGGGTATAAACGCACGGGATGTTATTAACCGCCACTATGCTGAGGTTACAAAAAACATAAAGTCTAATGAATTTGAGAAATTCATAAAAGATATCAATCTGTATAATTTTCACAGTAAAAAAGACCAGATACGAGTATCAATAAACGGCAGAGGCATTGTGCTGCGCGTCTTTATAGTGCAACTGAAAGACGACACTAAAAACCCCGTAGGCCTTCT
The Nitrospirota bacterium genome window above contains:
- a CDS encoding VWA domain-containing protein, yielding MDFIKHFLIFKTHPISDFMFKDPIVLILIPLLVALLIIKERKTSVPSVRFSTLTLFAGITPAFRTIAVKYIVILRIIAVILLCLALARPQQRLDMTTVETKGIDIALAVDLSTSMFAEDFSIKGKRQNRLDAVKEVVRDFIKNRNGDRIAMVAFASRPYTASPLTTDYTYLLENMDRLKIGMIEDGTAIGNALAAAVNRVKDTKSLSKVVILLTDGINNTGTISPMMAAEAARALNIKVYTVGAGSKGPVPYPMKDPFGNTVYQQIRSDVDDETLTAIAKLTGGQYFRATDFASLKKIYTEIDKLEKTSFEEKRFFDYKEYFHFFLIPALFLLLLEVLLKNTFLRTMP
- a CDS encoding DUF58 domain-containing protein; translated protein: MLTAEVIKNIRRVELKTRKMAADFFTGHYRSVFKGMGMEFDEVRQYVAGDDIRSIDWNVTARMGEPFIKKFVEERQLTIMFLLDLSRSCSFATVNRLKRSLAAELCAVLALSANKNNDKVGLIAFTDKVEKFLPPAKGIKHILRVVRESLYLEPTGKGTDIASALEYLNKIIHRKAVVFIVSDFHAQKYEKALAVANKRHDVIAVTLTDPIELELPNSGMITLEDAESGEIFLVDTSNKRVRSEYKENASKIFNQRKKMFRSCNIDHVDITTDVHYLKTLIRFFKMREWKLSHY
- a CDS encoding MoxR family ATPase; amino-acid sequence: MADKDIMAINEKVKKESAFVTLLLSELEKVIVGQRELLERLLIGILANGHVLLEGVPGLAKTTAVKALAKAINTGFKRIQFTPDLLPADIIGTQVYNPKEGTFTTKQGPVFSNIILADEINRAPAKVQSALLEAMQERQVTIGDNTYKLNEPFLVLATQNPIEQEGTYPLPEAQTDRFMLKVKITYPSHAEEHKILKLMAFTSPDVTASTVVTPKEITDAQKVIDEIYMDEKIEKYIVDIVFATRKPQDYKLSDLSGLIQYGASPRATIYLALASKAAAFMQGRGFVTPQDVKSIGHDVLRHRVIVSYEAEAENVTSDDIVRRIFEEVAVP
- a CDS encoding cobalamin-dependent protein (Presence of a B(12) (cobalamin)-binding domain implies dependence on cobalamin itself, in one of its several forms, or in some unusual lineages, dependence on a cobalamin-like analog.), with the translated sequence MGSVGGEQIPLGIYYIAAYLRTQGFVAAVTDAEALKLTEDDIIKEIRDFAPGFVGISSTTVAFHRALTTARLIKEKFPDVLIILGGPHVTSNYEHAMSFEAFDYGVVGEGEATVLELLNALYEGRPVADIKGIVYRDTNGKLLNTGRREYIQDLDTLPYPAFDLISDINLYKPPPSNYKTLPVVNMITSRGCPSGCTFCDKNIFGRMYRKRSAQNVFDEIMYLWEKYRIREIAFVDDTFLVNKQRIYDLFALIQKSGLFFHWTCMARINNVDFEFLKFLRDNGCWNIAFGIESGDEEILKVIKKDISLEKTRQVIGWCRTLKIKTKGFFIIGHPLETLETMNKTIEFSLSIPLDAVVVTINTPIPGSPQYAEAHKYGSLDTTDWSQFNYWRPVFVPAGLTKEILLEKQKEMYTRFYMRPHILFEYFKSLFGRGGIQRLKAILPSLSLLIQSKLHRI
- the rlmB gene encoding 23S rRNA (guanosine(2251)-2'-O)-methyltransferase RlmB translates to MAKRWIYGINPVFEALTTKQHIQAVYITKGWKRDRAELLSLAGRAKVNVEEAGKEFFDKFHGQTHQGICALLSEKQRLFSVEELFQSAVNPLFVILDGIEDPRNFGAILRTSEIAGASGVIFQTHRSAGLSPLVDKTSSGASFYIPMATVPNIKNSMRYLKDNGVTVYGADAASEHSLWSVDLTGPAAFVFGSEGTGLRKTVSEQCDILVKIPVYGSVNSLNVSVSAGIFLFECKRQREYMKSEHKS
- the hisE gene encoding phosphoribosyl-ATP diphosphatase — its product is MEKRVLDALYEVILSRKAVPVSGSYTCKLLEAGRVGILKKLGEEAVETILAAYENDKNRVIYELADLFYHILVFMANEDITPEDVYCELSRRERNPE
- the hisI gene encoding phosphoribosyl-AMP cyclohydrolase, whose product is MDISIKYDSNGLIPAIVQDADNGEVLMMAYMNEQSLKETIRSGYTHFWSRSRQKFWKKGESSGHVQEVKEILIDCDGDTLVIKAKQHGPGACHTGHRTCFYRNIDGIEVSGKTFSEEDVYGKKST
- a CDS encoding phosphatase PAP2 family protein, with translation MANNDVLIRSVIAGFFQNHMPLCSLYNKITPFLNFIFHGVPQFTAAVLILILGRYRFKELYVPGKISLIALTASGLAVQAIKHLVGRGRPRVAETFTALGPTLNGDYDSFPSGHTVLAFTIAVLMTHYFPKFRIPAYMYAVFSAFHRVKTGSHFPSDVVAGAFVGVVVANIVLYYLKDNKNSKGVLNGH
- a CDS encoding DUF4390 domain-containing protein, translating into MNRLLLSITVAALCVTLAPCRVAAQEITRLEVNVSGGTVKTSLTLSLDESQIKLIGEGLQKEIVFYIDIFRKWNLWPDEFIKGKKIYRTLMANPVKGEYKVISIEGNTILEKRFNSFDSMIKWALSIKETTLVTETLSADSSYFVRVMVESVKQKPQQMLGYVFFFVDDRDFKIKKDSEMFTPVVK
- a CDS encoding HAMP domain-containing protein, which translates into the protein MKYLKLILLILAIILVIAVWVYFDLTFVKTDFKTASKFIAAFNIAIIAILTLVFFATKNLIKLLMEKRNKIVGYKFKTKLVIILVGITLLPSIMLFIISSGLVTSYVDKWFVPLVSKPIEDSLALSAKIYVLLRKETLESAFKLKNSMPIDNKYTYVVLTKNESHELSEAQKDALNGNSAVEVITQGDTDIIRASVPIYRYGQVVKVLSVSQVVPQEISMRVGEIQKANENYMALREFRVPLKANYLIILGFFTLLIMFLALWIALRISRSITTPIQNLLKATANVSLGDFNTVVETQQPDDEIGMLISSFNTMIEKIKNTELSLHNAYLESERRRLSFENIVNNINSGVISLDVDSSVITINDVACNILGINARDVINRHYAEVTKNIKSNEFEKFIKDINLYNFHSKKDQIRVSINGRGIVLRVFIVQLKDDTKNPVGLLVVFDDLTELIRAEKALAWQDVAKRLTHEIKNPLTPIKLSAERMLKRWNSGDPKFGEILKKSTSIIIREVDGIQKLVNEFSRLGKMPDIELSVTHLKPLINEVIELYREYEKLEIILHYNTRIDELLIDADNFKRVLINIFDNAVQAIDENGTITVSVSEDATTSNIIIEISDTGEGIREEDKDKLFQPYFSRRKNGTGLGLAIAHRIITEHKGMISVLDNNPKGSTFKIELPCF